The stretch of DNA TTTCATCGTGGCGGAGATTCTCGCCTTTGTTTATCGCACCAACAAAACGTATAAAGGCTAGTACATTGTATATGTTAAAGTTTCGGATAAAGCCGTTTTAGTTTTATTCGCGCATCATCTGTTCTAAACTGCCAATCAACCTTAGTCTGGCGGTTATTTCGATCAATGTTCCATGCCGCCACTTCAGCTCGCATCTTCTCGATACAATCAATCCGGCCTGCAAGGCATTGCCGCTTCAATACACTGAGTTCAATCTCTGCTATGTTCAGCCAACTCCCGTGTTTCGGGGTGTAGTGTATTTCAAGACGTTCCGCCAAGCCCCTGGCTTCTTCAGGTGGGAAAGCCGCATAGAGCGAGGCCGTGTCGTGTGTATTGAGGTTGTCCATGACCAAAACTACTTTCTTGGCATCGGCATAACGCTCTTCAAGCATCTCTTTGATGAAATGGGCCCAATCAATCCGTGTCCGCTGTTCAGTAATTTTTACCTTGCGCTTTCCCCCAAGCGGTTCTACCTCAAGTAATATGCTTGCGACCCCATTGCGAACATATTCATCATCCATCAGAACAGGATGGCCAGGGGCTGCCGGAATAGGCTCATGCACCTCCCCGATTAACTGTACACTCGATTCATCCATGCACACAACCGGGAATTCTTGACTATACGGACGCGCATAAACTTCGAGTATATCTTCCATTGCCGCTACAAAACTGGCGTTTTGATCCGGCGGTATCTTCCAGTATTTGCTTTGGTGAGGCTTAAGTTCATTTTTTTTAAAGTGTTACATACCGTCATCGGAGAAACACTCGTTACCATCTTCAGCTCGACCATTTTCTCAGCCAACAGACGTACTGTCCATCGATTTTTACCTTCTGGAGCATCCGAACATGCCAAAGCCAAAAGATGTGCTTCAAATTCTCCTCCGAATTGAATTTCTCGCGGAGGGGTCTCGCGCTCCTTACGTTCAAGGGCGGCAGAAAGACCTTCTTCAACAAATCGTTTCTTTAAGTGTTCTAAACTCCGCGTCGTTGTCCCTAAAGCTTCTGCGACCTGAGTGACAACCCACTTCGGTCCATGTTCCCCCGCATCAAGCAGAAGTAATGCTCGAGCATACAGTACGGTGCGGGCTGCCCTTTTCCCTTTAGTTGAAATAGCCTCCAAATCTTCCCGTTCCTCTTTTGTTAATGTCACTCTGTATCTTGGTGCCATGTCGTCCTCCTTGTATTTTGAAGACGACTATAACAAATATCACGCAAAAATACGAAAACTTAAATTTTACATTGTACTAGCTGTCTTCACTGACTGGGAAAATTCTTCCCCCTCGCGCCCGCTCCCCGCCCTGCACACTCCTTGTCCTTGCACCGAAGGACACGATACAATTAATCATTCTAACCCTCGAATTTCAAGGGACAAAATCAAGATCCCCAAAAACGTTTCTTCGTCCTTGCTCCCTTTTTCTTCCTCAAATCAATTGGCACACGAGTTGCAGCGTAATCTCAAAAACACCTTTAGGGAGGCTCTATGTTCATTCAGAATCGTCTCGGCCTGATTGAAGGCACGGAAACAATGCTTGCCCAGGGCCAGCGGCTCAACCAGGCAACCAACAATCTGGCCAATGTCGACACCCCCGGCTACAAAAAGGAAGATGTCACTTTCTGGGAGATGCTTTACCAGACCAACGAAAAACGCGCGCGGGTCGGAAAAGCCCTGAAATTACTGACAAACCAGCAGGAAGGATCCATAAAAACCACCGGCAATCCGCTTGATTTTTCCATCAGCGGCCAGGGATTCTTCAAACTGCAGACGCCCCAGGGCATCCGCTATTCCCGGGCCGGTAATTTTCTCGTCAACAGCCAAGGGCAGCTGGTCAACCCGGACGGCCATCTCGTCCTGGGCGACGGCGGCCCGATACTCATCAACGGCACCAATGTTTCGCTTGCCGTCGACGGCGGGCTGCTGGTTGACGGCGTCAATGCGGGCCGGTTGGACATTGCCGCTTTTGATGATCTTACCGGCATAGAAAAGGAGGGCACCAACCTTTTCCGCATCAAGGAAGAAGACGGCGCCGAGGAACTTCCGGCAGTCGATTTTTCCGTCCACCAGGGATCACTGGAAACGTCCAACGTCAACCTGGTTTCCGAGATGACCACGCTGCTTGACCTGCACCGGGCCTATGAAACCCAGCAGAAGGTCATCAGCACCTTTGACGATCTTGACAACAAGGCAATTAATAATGTCGGAAAATTGACGGGGTAAACGGTAATTTGACTTTTTTCAGCAGCAAAATCAGGCCAGAACAACCTGAACCTCCCTATTTTTCGAAAAATTCATCCGCAGGAGAAAAAAAATGATCCGAGCCCTCTTTACCTCAACCACCGGCATGAATGCCCAGGAGTTACATCTGAATGTCATTTCCAACAATCTGGCCAACGTCAACACCGGCGGATTCAAAAAAAGCCAGACCCAGTTTGAGGACCTCTTTTACAATTCTCTCCGGGCCGTGGGCGCGGAAACAGTCGACGGCGGCCAGGTTCCCACCGGCGTCCAGGTCGGTATGGGCGTGCGCCCCACCGCCGTCTATAAGGTCTTTACCCAGGGCGACTATTCCCAGACCGGCAATGAGCTCGACTGGGCCATTGAAGGCCGGGGCTTTTTCCAGATCGTCCGGGACGGGGTGGAATACTACACCAGGGCAGGCGCCTTTAAAATAGACAGCGACGGCTATGTCGTCACCAGCAACGGCGACCGGCTGCAGCCGGAATTCGCCGTTCCGGCGGATGCCGTGGCTGTTGAAATCGATGCCGGCGGCATGCTGTCCGCCCTTGATGCGGCCCAACAGACCATTGCTTCCGTGCAAGTCACCCTGCATGACTTCATCAACCCGGCCGGATTAAAGGCCGTGGGCAGCAATTTCTTCCTGCCCACCGAGGCATCAGGCGACCCCCGGGAGGAAAATCCCGGCATCAACGGGCTGGGAACCCTGGCCCAGGGCTTTCTTGAAACATCGAATGTCAATGTCACCGAGGAGATGGTGAATCTGATTATTACCCAAAGGGCCTTTGAGTCAAACTCCAAGGGTGTGACCACGGCTGATCAGTTGCTTGAAATATCAAACAACCTGGTACGGTAAGGTGCTGGGTAAACTGCTCCTTTTCCTGCTTGTCTGTCTTTCTCCAGGCACCATTGCCCTCGCAATGCCCGGCCAGCCGCCTGCTGCCGGTAAAACCCTGGCGGAACAGGAGCTGCGGGAAATTTTTATCGAGGTTTTCAAAGCGCATCTTCCCGGACGGGTTGCGGACGTTGCGGTCAACGACTTTTCCTGTCGCCCCCGGACCCTTGCAATACCGGAGGGGAGCCTCGATTACCGGATTGTCGGCTCCGTGGAGAGCGACACGCCGGGGAAAAAAAATCTTATTGTTGAAATTCTCGTCAACAGCGAAAAGAAAGGGGAGGTCAGCATGTCGGGCGATCTCCGTTTCCAGGGAACCGTGGTGCTGCTTTCCCGCAACATGTTCCGTCGTTCCATCCTGACCGCAAGTGACATTAAAACCGAATTCCGCGACATATCCATGCTGGGCGAGGATCTGGTCACCAACCCGGATTTCGCCGTCGGCAAAAAACTGAAAAAAACCCTGCGCCAAGGGGCGATTCTCTCGGCCGGGCTGCTTGAAAATCCCCAGATAATCAAGCGGGGCGACCGGGTGACGATCATGGCCAAAAGCGGTGGACTGCAGGTCACGGCCCCGGGTGAGGCGAAAAACGGCGGCGCCTTGGGCGACATGGTCAAAGTCAAGAACATGATGAGCAGGCGGGTTGTCCAGGCAAGGGTTATCGGCCAAGGCCTGGTTGAAGTTGAACGGTAAACACCCCGCTTCACCCTGCTGCGCGTCTGCATACAAAAGGATACTTCCCATGAAAAAAACAGATCACGAGCTTCGTTTTTATGCTGCCTGCCTGGCAATCATTTTTTTTCTGAGCGGCTGCGCTTCGACGTCTTCGCCGGCGAAACCGACCTTGCCCGACCGTTACGCCCTGCCGGACGTTCAGCCGAAAAATTTCGCGCCCGAGGAAGGTTCCCTTTTCAGCGACAACTCCCTTGACCTTTACAAGGACAGCAGGGCGAGCAGGGTGGGTGACATCCTGATGGTGGAAATTGTTGAAACCTCCAACGGCAAAAAAAATGCCCGGACCAAAACGGAACGGGAATCCACCGTGGGTGCCGGCATCAGCCAGTTATTCGGCCTTGATTCATTGATTGCCGATGCAAATATTCAGGCGGAGATGCAAAATGATTTCGAAGGAACGGGCGAAACCGAACGAAACAGTACCATGACCGCCACCCTCTCGGCAAAGGTGGTTGACGTTACCCCTGACAACAATCTGGTCATCCAGGCCTACCGGGAAATCAGGGTCAACAACGAAACCCAGTTTATCGTTCTCTCCGGACTGGTGCGCCCCCGTGACATCTCGCCCAATAATTCCATCAAGTCGACCCATATTGCCGATGCCCGTATCGAATACAGCGGCACCGGTGTTGTCGCCGACAAACAGAAGCCCGGCTGGCTGGCTCGCGGCCTGGATGTGATCTGGCCGTTTTAAGCGCTGATTACGCAATATTGATTGCCGATGGAGCCTCTTTCAAAATGACGAGACGCGCCACACAAAAGATATTATCGCGTAACATATTGAAATAATTGAACTTCACGGCGTTTTCTGGTATTGTTTTGTAACCAGCAAAACAGAACACAGGAGAACGCCGTGAAGCTCACCGACAAAATATCATGGTTGATGGGGTATGTCCAAAGAAGTCTGTTTCCCCATCTGAACAAATGTTTGCAAGCTCCGCTCACCGCGCAGGAGGAACGCCTGGTGTCTATTCTGGAGATTATCCAGGTTGAGCAACACGTACCAAGGAACATACGTCGATATCAGTATCCCGGGCGCAAGCCTCTTGACCGACAGGCTTGCGCCCGAGCATTCGTGGCAAAGGCGCTCTACCGATATCCGACGACCAGCGACCTGCGTCGGGCTCTGCAATCAGCAGGGAATCTGCGGCAGATATGCGGATTTGCCACTTCCAATGCTATCCCGTCGGAGCCTACCTTGTCGCGGGCCTTTGCCGAATTTGCCGCCGGCAGTCTTGGTGGGCGGGTCCATGATGCACTGGTGAAGGAATACCTTGGCGAAGAGCTTGTCGGACACATCAGCCGGGACTCCACGGCCATTGCCGGACGTGAGAAAGCGGCGAAGAAGGTGGCCAGGGAGCCGAAGAAGCCTCGCAAGAGGGGGCGTCCCGCCAAAGGCGAGCAACGGACGCCGGCCATCGAGAAGCGGCTTGACCGTCAGGTCCGCCAGAGTGCCGAGGAAGCCATTGGTGAGTTGCCGGTTGCCTGTGATCGTGGCACCAAGAAGGACGCCAAGGGGTACAAAATATCATGGAACGGTTTCAAGCTGCATCTGGACATCAACGATATCGGCCTGCCAATCAGTGCCCTTGTAACCTCTGCTTCGCTGCATGACAGCCAGGTAGCGATTCCGCTGATCAAGTTGACCAGCGGAAAGGTGACCTATCTCTACGATTTGATGGATGCAGCCTACGATGCCAAGCGGATCGAGGAGACCAGCCGGAAGTTCGGCCATGTTCCAATCACAGATAAGAATGGCCGCGGCCAAGAGGTTGTCCCCATGGCACCGCACGAGGCAGAGCGCTATAAAATCCGGTCCAGCGCGGAACGGGCAAACAGCCGATTGAAAGAAGACTTCGGCGCTAACAATGTCATGGTCAAGGGACACTGCAAGGTGACCCAGCACTTGATGTTCGGGGTCATCACCCTGTTTGCGGATCAGCTCCTACGCCTGATCGGATAGATTGTCAAAGATCAAATTGTGGACAGCCTTGTAGGCTGTTCATTTTGAAAGAGGCTCGATGAAGAGCAATTTTTCCCCGCATGCACCCATGAGCAGCCGGCCGACACGAAATGGCTAGGAAAAAATTTCCCCCCTGCGGTTGACGACAGGAAAACATGGGGGAGACAATGCCCTGCTTGTTATTTTTTCTCCTTTAATTACAGATTGTTACATTATTTAAGCAACACCAGTCGCCCCACCGGCACACCGTTTGCTCTAAGGAAAGGCCAAGAGCTTTTTTACCAAACGAGGAGATCCAATGAAGCACGCATCACGTTTTTTCATCTTTCTTGCCCTGATCAGTCTGCTTGGATTGCCGACCAGCCCGGCCGGGGCTGTTCGCTTGAAAGACATTGCCTCGGTAAAGGGAATACGACCCAATCAGCTGGTCGGCTACGGCCTGGTGGTCGGCCTGGACGGAACCGGTGACGGGAACAAATCGCCTTTCACCGGACAGGCGCTGGTCAATATGCTGGAAAATCTCGGCGTCCATGTCAATCAGGATGACGTCAAGGTGAAGAACGTCGCCGGTGTCATGGTAACCGCGACCCTGCCCCCCTTTCTTAAAAACGGCCAGGCCATTGACGTCACCCTTTCCACTCTGGGCGACGCCACCTCGCTGCAGGGCGGCACACTGGTGGTCACCCCCCTGAAAGGCCTCGACGGCAAGGTATATGCCGTTGCCCAGGGTGCGGTCAGTATCGGCGGCTTTGAATTCGACACGGGCACCAATGAAAAAATCCAGAAAAACCACCTCACCGTGGCCCGCATTCCGGACGGAGCAACGGTGGAAAGAGAGGTCCCTGTTTCCTTTGAAGGCAAGGACGAAATCGTCCTTCACCTCAACGCTCCTGATTTTACCACCATGTCCCGGGCGGTGGATGCCATCGACGGACATCTGGGCGGCAATTACGCCAAGGCCAAGGACAGCGCCACGGTCGGCATCGCGATTCCTGACAGTTACGCGGGCAATGAGATCGGCTTCATGGCGGCCATCGAGAATCTCGAGATTGAACCTGATTCCGCGGCCCGCGTCATTATCGACGAACGGACCGGCACCGTGGTGATGGGCAAAGACGTGAAGATTAAGGAGCTGGCCGTGGCCCACGGCAACTTGAGCGTCCAGGTAACAAACAACCAGCAGGCCTCGGCCCAGGACAATCTTAATATCACGGCCAGGGACCAGGAAAATAAACTTGTCGCCATCGAACCGGGGGTCAGCCTGGGAGATCTTGTCTCCGCCCTGAACGGTGTCGGCGTAACCCCGAGGGATCTCATTGCCATCCTGCAGTCAATCAAGGCGGCAGGGGCTCTGGACGCAAACCTTGAAATCATTTAGGAAGCCACGCAAATGAAAAGTATTGTGCCATCGACATTTGCACTTCAGAAAAGCATGCAAAATGTCGATAAACCAAATGAGAAGCAGTTTGTCGATTCGATCGAAAACAAGAAACTCCAGGAAGCCTGTCGGGATTTTGAAGCAATCCTGCTCAACAAACTCGTTTCCACCATGCGGGAAAGCATTCCGGATGACGGCCTCTTCCAGAAATCATTCGGCGAAAAAATGTATCAGTCCCTGCTTGATGAAGAAATGACCAAGAACATGGCCCATGGTAAAGGGATCGGCATCGGTGAACTCCTTTACAGAAAGCTCAGCGGATCAATGAAGCATTCCGCTGATGGAGAAACAGACAAATGAACACACAGACAGCAGTCACCAAGCACAATACAGCGGCGGAAAAAACCAGTATGCCGAGCGGCGAGGCATTCCCCCTGCCCTTGATTCTTGATATTCTCAAACGCCAGATTGCGATTTCCGGCGGCTTTCTTGCCATTCTCGAAGCGGAAAAAGAGGCGCTGATCCGGATGGATGTCAACTCCCTTATTTCCCTTACCAGGAAAAAAGAGCAGGAGCTGACCAAAATAGCCCAGCTCGACCATTCCCTGCAGGAAGTTGCCCGAAGAATTCTCGCCTGGGACGAAAATAGCCGCCAACGGATCATCAAGCTCGCCGAGCTCATTCCCTTCATGACCCGCGAGCAAACCCTGACCGTGAAAAAATATCGTGATCAGCTGGCCTCGTTGCGGGAAAAAATCAGCAGCAACAATCTGATCAACAAAAGTTTTGCCAGCGCCACACTGGGCTACATCAACGATGCGATTTCCCTTATTTGCGGCGAAATTACCGCAACCCCGCTCTACAGCTCCCGTTCCCTGCGAACGAAGAGCTCATCAGGACCCGCTCTGATGAGCAGAGAGGTTTAAAAACATGGTCGGCATTTCCCAGATATTAAATACCGCCAAGGAAGCGCTGCTTGCCCATCAGCAGTCCGTTTCCGTTGCCGGCCACAATATCGCCAATGTTGATACCCCCGGCTATACCAGGCAGTCACTGTCCCTTAACCCCGCGATTCCCACCCCGGAAGGCGTCGGTTTTTTCGGCAACGGCGTCCGGGGCATGGAGATCACCCGCCACTATGACCAGTTCATGGTAAAAAGGCTGGCAGGCCAGAACTCCACGTTGAGCAACCTGCAGGCCCAGCAGGACTCCATGCGCTTGGTGGAAACATCCTTTAACGAGGCGCCGGGTCTGGCGGTCAACGAACTGATGAGTGAATTCTGGGCAAGCTGGCAGACGCTGGCGCTCTACCCGGAAAACATGGCAACCCGCGATCAGGCAATCCAGAAAGCCCAGATCCTCAATGATCAGTTCAACAGCATGACCACGGAACTTGCCAAAACCCGGTATGATATCGATGTCAGTCTTGAGGCGGCGGTCCATGACGTCAACTCGCTCACCAAGCAGATTGCCAATTTAAACGCCAATATCGCCGCTTCCGAGGATGACCTGCGCAAACAGAACGATCTGCGCGACCAGCGCGATATTCTGGTCAAGGATCTTTCCCAGTATCTGGACATCAACTACTTTGAAGTGAGCACCGGCGCATTTACCATCCTCATGGCCGACGGCCACACCCTGGTGGAAAACAATCAGGGC from Desulfobulbaceae bacterium DB1 encodes:
- the flgI gene encoding flagellar biosynthesis protein FlgA (part of the basal body which consists of four rings L, P, S, and M mounted on a central rod; Bradyrhizobium has one thick flagellum and several thin flagella; the Bradyrhizobium protein in this cluster is associated with the thin flagella); the encoded protein is MKHASRFFIFLALISLLGLPTSPAGAVRLKDIASVKGIRPNQLVGYGLVVGLDGTGDGNKSPFTGQALVNMLENLGVHVNQDDVKVKNVAGVMVTATLPPFLKNGQAIDVTLSTLGDATSLQGGTLVVTPLKGLDGKVYAVAQGAVSIGGFEFDTGTNEKIQKNHLTVARIPDGATVEREVPVSFEGKDEIVLHLNAPDFTTMSRAVDAIDGHLGGNYAKAKDSATVGIAIPDSYAGNEIGFMAAIENLEIEPDSAARVIIDERTGTVVMGKDVKIKELAVAHGNLSVQVTNNQQASAQDNLNITARDQENKLVAIEPGVSLGDLVSALNGVGVTPRDLIAILQSIKAAGALDANLEII
- a CDS encoding flagella basal body P-ring formation protein FlgA, producing the protein MLGKLLLFLLVCLSPGTIALAMPGQPPAAGKTLAEQELREIFIEVFKAHLPGRVADVAVNDFSCRPRTLAIPEGSLDYRIVGSVESDTPGKKNLIVEILVNSEKKGEVSMSGDLRFQGTVVLLSRNMFRRSILTASDIKTEFRDISMLGEDLVTNPDFAVGKKLKKTLRQGAILSAGLLENPQIIKRGDRVTIMAKSGGLQVTAPGEAKNGGALGDMVKVKNMMSRRVVQARVIGQGLVEVER
- a CDS encoding flagellar basal-body rod protein FlgF; this encodes MLAQGQRLNQATNNLANVDTPGYKKEDVTFWEMLYQTNEKRARVGKALKLLTNQQEGSIKTTGNPLDFSISGQGFFKLQTPQGIRYSRAGNFLVNSQGQLVNPDGHLVLGDGGPILINGTNVSLAVDGGLLVDGVNAGRLDIAAFDDLTGIEKEGTNLFRIKEEDGAEELPAVDFSVHQGSLETSNVNLVSEMTTLLDLHRAYETQQKVISTFDDLDNKAINNVGKLTG
- a CDS encoding IS630 family transposase; the encoded protein is MEDILEVYARPYSQEFPVVCMDESSVQLIGEVHEPIPAAPGHPVLMDDEYVRNGVASILLEVEPLGGKRKVKITEQRTRIDWAHFIKEMLEERYADAKKVVLVMDNLNTHDTASLYAAFPPEEARGLAERLEIHYTPKHGSWLNIAEIELSVLKRQCLAGRIDCIEKMRAEVAAWNIDRNNRQTKVDWQFRTDDARIKLKRLYPKL
- a CDS encoding flagellar basal-body rod protein FlgG, whose amino-acid sequence is MIRALFTSTTGMNAQELHLNVISNNLANVNTGGFKKSQTQFEDLFYNSLRAVGAETVDGGQVPTGVQVGMGVRPTAVYKVFTQGDYSQTGNELDWAIEGRGFFQIVRDGVEYYTRAGAFKIDSDGYVVTSNGDRLQPEFAVPADAVAVEIDAGGMLSALDAAQQTIASVQVTLHDFINPAGLKAVGSNFFLPTEASGDPREENPGINGLGTLAQGFLETSNVNVTEEMVNLIITQRAFESNSKGVTTADQLLEISNNLVR
- a CDS encoding flagellar biosynthesis protein FlgH, with the protein product MKKTDHELRFYAACLAIIFFLSGCASTSSPAKPTLPDRYALPDVQPKNFAPEEGSLFSDNSLDLYKDSRASRVGDILMVEIVETSNGKKNARTKTERESTVGAGISQLFGLDSLIADANIQAEMQNDFEGTGETERNSTMTATLSAKVVDVTPDNNLVIQAYREIRVNNETQFIVLSGLVRPRDISPNNSIKSTHIADARIEYSGTGVVADKQKPGWLARGLDVIWPF
- a CDS encoding IS630 family transposase encodes the protein MAPRYRVTLTKEEREDLEAISTKGKRAARTVLYARALLLLDAGEHGPKWVVTQVAEALGTTTRSLEHLKKRFVEEGLSAALERKERETPPREIQFGGEFEAHLLALACSDAPEGKNRWTVRLLAEKMVELKMVTSVSPMTVCNTLKKMNLSLTKANTGRYRRIKTPVL